One region of Purpureocillium takamizusanense chromosome 4, complete sequence genomic DNA includes:
- a CDS encoding uncharacterized protein (EggNog:ENOG503P25U), protein MARPFRHPFQEFQFDIFDWYPKYQSCLHHFVTQGQHSVSVQALAALLNIRLPFQRAVGIARGSAPEHMDSNISPDGAPGHAAVGSVSLVPYVRRLVATGFDTPTILHGFFGDDWTAGLGPIHEEERRNYLFAAKSDTWLTVKAAYDMEDGQTVPFLRPLQGVTNKEIVNAESKWSEWLAMQDWMLGPRAPPGVSDNQGGTGAAAD, encoded by the exons ATGGCGAGGCCTTTCAGACAT CCGTTTCAGGAGTTTCAGTTCGACATATTCGACTGGTACCCTAAATACCAGTCATGTCTCCATCACTTTGTCACCCAAGGGCAGCATAGTGTCTCGGTGCAAGCCCTGGCAGCCCTGCTAAACATCAGGCTCCCTTTTCAGAGAGCAGTAGGCATCGCCCGGGGCTCTGCGCCCGAACATATGGACAGCAACATCAGCCCAGACGGCGCGCCCGGGCACGCTGCCGTCGGCTCCGTGTCGCTCGTCCCGTACGTCCGCcggctcgtcgccacggGCTTCGACACGCCGACCATCCTCCACGGTTTTTTCGGCGACGACTGGACCGCGGGGCTTGGGCCGATtcacgaggaggagcggcgaaACTATCTCTTCGCAGCCAAGAGCGACACATGGCTTACGGTCAAGGCCGCATACGACATGGAGGATGGGCAGACGGTCCCCTTCTTGCGCCCGCTGCAGGGCGTCACGAACAAGGAGATCGTCAACGCCGAGAGCAAGTGGAGCGAGTGGCTCGCCATGCAGGACTGGATGCTCGGTCCCCGCGCGCCCCCCGGTGTTAGCGACAACCAAGGGGGGACtggagcggccgccgactGA
- a CDS encoding uncharacterized protein (TransMembrane:8 (o34-55i287-303o315-339i351-371o391-412i419-442o490-508i612-632o)~EggNog:ENOG503P095~COG:I) codes for MIWYLLYPLRGTTEAPVLSPTHPLYSLPARYGRYAARHVVTTLLISAAVATILIYPIPFLFTSDFINGASNLPRHVWTVAQPLSYQAVAEPDIIMRSIWVHASYMEALNTDLLLSALDLQDELLGMTKNFRPATARGVHVGDVHDGTMTLTQRDAFHVANGLTNQSWFFHSPLLYWRCSRERILADQDILVTINDKKNQSTSANVTLRHSIVFSGKRFEDRRLVAADTLVITLLHLRDSPIGRQWESRALDLPRKVQDKWDIYPSDGHATRNQLYEFQFRPMSMQDMASLAIAYGLTFLYFLMSLSKLMAVKSKFGLMVTIATQIFFATMSSFTVCAIFNIDLSRIPRAAYPVVILAMSLEHIFRLINAVILAPFEDSVSNRIGQAFGQTAYTALASTLQNVLILAGLSRLVSHGVSEFCLFAAVAIVFDFFYLCTFFLAVLSVDVRRMELGDALAKASMKHKRNAGDSRTRRSWWDYLLQGRVAMSTRIAGTIVMFGFVLIAQWHFFGNEGLFRKTVGTWIGSDAHVENSESPLLEDIHQARSPRSWLRMQDHETAQEVINIIKPSSYSYTARVYEPVVFVLKGSDRTPHTKEPTLLPAVYDFIHHELARFVVIVVVVVAALRLLTNYLLWEDEDDRESNSGPLMSVKSLAQGHRMDIVSMTSSNDGHIVSVSLDCTIRVWSVRGTGTSYVIARGEEAAASLCPVMVMAIDSRSRWLALLSRPKRAEHPTVSFWNLADRSWGPSVCVPASRNRPAAFFFDPRASDSEPQVLIVHADGTLTSASALTSIEGDAVATFPPGITCARLGTAKGDPGHVGPKVTIMAVTRLGDVHMATPESGVWTSQRLAIEGLGESISHFIEFLQPLNLYLISGSTCVYLISGHDGSVMQTLQTERMLPRPLKCAFSCHPQSEPDTIGLTWFALGYVEADSRAVILHTFVPPEDCDAIYLRMPNDVCNSDWCAWETSKQTKKRISNPGLWDMVCDGSLIGVRRKPQSGKPSSEDNNGAPGLRNRSAKRGGGQGPFDRWELWTASPGGRSEADECQRLVEKGEEAKHLVITELGPKARVGMNSVAFAFGDMIKLVMLGATARLEGSEENQARDSTLSAGSRRRRAGVGAKSRVAS; via the exons aTGATCTGGTACCTCTTGTACCCTTTGCGAGG AACAACAGAGGCACCCGTCCTGTCTCCGACCCATCCTCTCTACAGCCTCCCGGCGCGCTATGGCCGCTATGCTGCTCGTCACGTCGTCACCACCCTGCTCAtatccgccgccgtcgccaccatccTCATCTACCCCATACCGTTTCTCTTCACCAGTGACTTCATAAACGGCGCATCAAACCTTCCCCGCCATGTCTGGACTGTCGCCCAGCCGTTGTCCTaccaggccgtcgcggagCCCGACATCATCATGCGCTCAATATGGGTCCACGCCAGCTACATGGAGGCCCTCAACACTGACCTCCTCTTATCCGCCCTCGACCTGCAAGATGAGCTGCTTGGCATGACCAAGAACTTCCGCCCAGCGACCGCCCGTGGAgtccatgtcggcgacgtgcACGACGGGACCATGACCCTGACTCAAAGGGACGCTTTCCATGTCGCCAACGGCTTGACCAACCAGTCGTGGTTCTTCCACTCTCCCTTGCTCTACTGGCGCTGCTCTCGCGAGAGGATCCTCGCCGACCAAGACATCCTCGTGACCATCAACGACAAAAAGAACCAGTCCACCTCTGCCAATGTCACCCTCCGCCACTCCATCGTCTTCAGTGGTAAGCGCTTTGAGGATCGCCGCCTTGTCGCGGCCGACACCCTCGTCATCACGCTTCTTCACCTTCGCGACTCCCCCATCGGCCGCCAGTGGGAAAGCAGAGCGCTCGACCTGCCTCGAAAAGTACAAGACAAATGGGACATCTACCCCAGTGACGGGCATGCTACGCGCAACCAGCTCTACGAGTTCCAATTCCGCCCAATGTCCATGCAGGACatggccagcctcgccatTGCATACGGACTCACCTTCCTGTATTTCCTCATGAGCCTGTCGAAGCTCATGGCAGTCAAATCCAAATTTGGCCTCATGGTAACCATTGCGACGCAAATCTTCTTTGCCACCATGTCCAGCTTTACCGTTTGCGCAATCTTCAATATCGACCTCTCTCGTATCCCACGCGCGGCCTATCCGGTGGTCATCCTCGCCATGAGCTTGGAACACATATTCAGGCTCATCAACGCCGTCATACTTGCCCCCTTTGAGGACAGCGTCAGTAATCGGATTGGACAAGCCTTTGGCCAGACCGCCTACAcagccttggccagcacTCTGCAGAATGTTCTGATCCTGGCAGGCTTGTCCCGTCTAGTATCACATGGTGTGTCCGAGTTCTGTCTGTTTGCGGCTGTAGCCATCGTTTTCGACTTCTTTTACCTATGTACCTTCTTTCTGGCCGTGCTGAGCGTCGATGTGCGCAGAATGGAGCTTGGAGACGCTCTTGCTAAGGCCTCCATGAAACACAAACGCAATGCCGGAGACAGTCGCACTCGCCGATCGTGGTGGGATTACCTCCTTCAGGGTAGGGTTGCCATGTCGACACGAATTGCCGGGACCATCGTCATGTTTGGATTTGTCCTGATCGCCCAGTGGCATTTCTTCGGCAACGAAGGTCTGTTCCGAAAAACCGTCGGGACGTGGATTGGGTCCGATGCCCATGTCGAAAATTCAGAGTCGCCTTTGCTTGAAGATATACATCAAGCGAGAAGCCCCAGATCGTGGCTGCGGATGCAAGATCACGAGACGGCTCAGGAGGTTATCAACATCATCAAGCCATCGTCGTACAGCTATACAGCGCGCGTATATGAACCTGTCGTCTTTGTGCTGAAGGGCTCGGACCGCACACCGCATACTAAAGAGCCGACTTTGCTCCCCGCTGTTTACGACTTTATTCACCATGAGCTGGCTCGCTtcgttgtcatcgtcgttgtggtggtggcagcccTGCGACTCTTGACTAACTATCTCTTATGggaggatgaagacgacCGTGAATCCAACAGCGGCCCCCTGATGTCAGTCAAGTCTCTCGCTCAGGGTCATCGGATGGACATTGTGTCAATGACGAGCTCGAATGACGGGCACATCGTGTCGGTCAGTCTTGATTGCACGATTCGAGTCTGGTCTGTCCGTGGCACTGGAACGAGCTACGTTATCGCCAGGGGCGAAGAGGCCGCAGCAAGCTTGTGTCCGGTCATGGTAATGGCGATCGACTCCAGATCCAGGTGGCTAGCACTCTTATCACGGCCAAAGAGAGCGGAGCACCCGACGGTCAGTTTCTGGAACCTAGCTGACCGCTCATGGGGGCCATCAGTCTGCGTTCCTGCCTCAAGGAACAGACCGGCCGCGTTCTTCTTCGACCCACGTGCATCGGATAGCGAGCCGCAAGTCCTGATCGTGCACGCTGACGGCACACTGACGAGCGCGTCTGCACTGACGTCAATCGAGGGCGACGCTGTTGCAACTTTTCCCCCAGGGATAACGTGTGCCCGTCTGGGCACTGCCAAAG GGGATCCGGGCCATGTGGGACCAAAGGTTACCATCATGGCTGTCACTAGGCTTGGCGACGTTCACATGGCTACACCGGAGAGTGGCGTGTGGACATCACAGCGCCTGGCAATAGAAGGCCTGGGCGAATCTATCTCGCACTTCATTGAGTTCTTACAGCCGTTGAACTTGTACCTAATATCCGGATCCACCTGCGTCTATCTCATCagcggccatgatggatcTGTCATGCAGACGCTTCAGACGGAGCGGATGCTCCCTCGACCATTGAAATGCGCCTTCTCCTGCCATCCGCAGTCTGAACCGGACACAATTGGCCTCACATGGTTTGCGCTGGGCTATGTTGAAGCTGACTCGAGAGCGGTAATCTTGCACACATTTGTTCCTCCGGAAGACTGCGACGCCATCTACTTGCGGATGCCGAATGATGTGTGCAACAGCGATTGGTGCGCGTGGGAGACGTCTAAACAAACCAAAAAGCGTATATCTAACCCCGGGCTATGGGACATGGTGTGCGATGGCAGTCTGATCGGCGTGCGGCGCAAGCCGCAGTCGGGAAAGCCCAGTTCAGAGGACAACAATGGCGCGCCGGGTCTTCGAAACCGTTCAGCCAAGCGCGGTGGTGGGCAAGGTCCATTTGACAGATGGGAACTATGGACGGCATCACCCGGGGGCCGGTCCGAGGCTGATGAATGTCAGCGACTGGTCGAAAAGGGTGAAGAGGCGAAACATCTGGTGATCACAGAGCTGGGACCCAAGGCGCGAGTGGGCATGAACTCGGTTGCCTTTGCTTTCGGGGATATGATCAAGTTGGTCATGCTCGGAGCAACAGCGCGCCTGGAAGGTAGCGAGGAGAACCAGGCGCGGGATTCGACATTGAGTGCCGGgagtcggcgccgcagaGCAGGTGTGGGAGCCAAGTCGAGGGTTGCCTCGTGA
- the FLC3_1 gene encoding Putative flavin carrier protein 3 (COG:S~SECRETED:SignalP(1-23~SECRETED:cutsite=ASA-EQ~SECRETED:prob=0.9468)~EggNog:ENOG503NW1I) — protein MTPQIPLLLILTSLVLFISPASAEQRLLSTSLNTCQQESGFKASLFNVVYTPANNTASIQMVATSSVQGKVIFDVAISAYGYEFIRRTLNPCDMNLPGLCPMAPGKIPFGFNLPVAEDAAKNIPGIAYNIPDLDANVKVLINLTSIRESVACVEAHISNGKTVNLLGLRWATAVVAGLTILSSAVIYMYGVGHPNTAAHIAANSLALFGYFQAQAIIGFSSVPIPPIVEAWTMNFQWSMGIIRVGFMQDIFTWYQRATGGMPARLFDSITTVSVQVAKRSLQKSSLVACGF, from the exons ATGACACCTCAGATACCGCTACTTCTTATCCTCACGTCCCTGGTTTTGTTCATCTCGCCTGCTtcggccgagcagcgcctACTATCGACCTCGCTTAATACCTGTCAACAAGAATCGGGATTCAAGGCCTCACTATTTAATGTTGTCTATACACCTGCCAATAACACTGCTAGCATTCAAATGGTTGCTACGTCCTCCGTTCAAGGCAAGGTGATATTTGACGTGGCGATTTCCGCCTATGGCTACGAATTTATCAGGCGGACTCTCAACCCTTGCGACATGAACCTCCCTGGCCTCTGCCCTATGGCCCCTGGCAAGATACCATTTGGTTTCAACTTGCCTGTTGCCGAAGATGCCGCCAAAAATATCCCCGGTATTGCCTACAATATTCCCGATCTCGATGCGAATGTCAAGGTCCTTATCAACCTGACTTCTATCAGAGAGAGTGTCGCCTGCGTGGAGGCACACATCTCGAATGGAAAGACTGTCAACCTCCTCGGACTTAGGTGGGCTACAGCCGTCGTTGCAGGCTTAACTATCCTGTCCTCTGCGGTCATCTACATGTACGGCGTGGGACATCCAAATACAGCCGCCCATATTGCTGCAAACTCGCTAGCACTTTTCGGCTACTTCCAGGCTCAGGCTATCATAGGGTTCTCTAGCGTTCCAATTCCACCTATAGTCGAGGCGTGGACTATGAATTTCCAGTGGTCAATGGGCATCATCCGCGTTGGCTTCATGCAGGATATTTTCACATGGTATCAacgcgcgacgggcggcatgCCGGCAAGGCTCTTTGATTCCATTACGACAGTCTCCGTCCAGGTCGCCAAGCGCTCACTGCAAAAATCGTCACTCGTGG CGTGTGGCTTTTAG
- a CDS encoding uncharacterized protein (EggNog:ENOG503NYQ1~COG:S): MASSEVDQKFLGRLARAVEHDNPLLSSMLFKILGLSLNLAEQLVAAKKQRRPDPAASPHFLKRVLHIIWLAREGLVMLQQYVIPMVGNYVELKVLAYKLRASFHHIFVLFHNQPSVSSMASWTPELMQVAAEMVAKTDRKKDVESASDDPVSRSSSVQPTHPLEGGPVGPPPGFEVHVALLPPSFLMPAQDYLPTAHQYFKEASRLADQLLWGSHSLRLSVKTEYAAFLFDCVHDADASRKLAKETISEVYEATEGMDDDMFSDACELVTVLGRMMKRGLGSNGTIRSKGQEATKQSVALQATPPLGMENPI, translated from the coding sequence atggcgtcCTCCGAGGTGGACCAAAAGTTCTTGGGCAGGCTGGCGAGAGCCGTTGAGCATGACAATCCATTGCTGTCCTCAATGCTCTTCAAGATCCTCGGCCTCTCTCTCAACCTTGCTGAGcaactcgtcgccgccaagaaGCAACGCCGACCCGACCCTGCCGCCTCCCCTCACTTCCTGAAGCGGGTGCTGCACATCATATGGCTCGCCCGCGAAGGCCTCGTCATGCTGCAACAATACGTCATTCCCATGGTGGGCAACTACGTCGAGCTCAAGGTCTTGGCCTACAAGCTCCGCGCCAGCTTCCACCACATATTCGTCTTATTCCACAACCAGCCCTCTGTATCCAGTATGGCCAGCTGGACTCCAGAGCTGATGCAGGTCGCAGCGGAAATGGTGGCTAAGACGGACAGGAAGAAGGACGTGGAATCTGCCAGCGATGACCCGGTGTCGAGGTCATCATCTGTACAGCCTACCCATCCACTGGAGGGCGGCCCCGTCGGTCCGCCACCCGGCTTTGAGGTGCACGTGGCTTTGCTTCCGCCATCATTCCTCATGCCTGCCCAAGATTATCTTCCCACCGCTCACCAGTATTTCAAGGAGGCCTCTCGCCTGGCCGACCAGCTCCTGTGGGGGTCCCACTCACTGCGACTATCCGTTAAGACCGAGTATGCCGCATTCCTGTTCGACTGCGTccacgatgccgacgccagTCGCAAGCTGGCAAAAGAAACCATATCAGAGGTCTACGAAGCCACCGAGGGCATGGATGATGACATGTTCAGCGACGCCTGCGAGCTCGTCACCGTCTTGGGCAGGATGATGAAGCGTGGACTGGGTTCCAACGGCACGATCCGCAGCAAGGGCCAAGAAGCCACGAAGCAATCAGTCGCGCTGCAAGCAACACCTCCCCTCGGCATGGAAAATCCTATATAA
- a CDS encoding L-lactate dehydrogenase (cytochrome) (COG:C~EggNog:ENOG503NUFP) produces the protein MAAGSRPPVPTSHAKPPLASLISTHDFEDAASRSLTPKAWAFISSAATDLNTKRRNTSAFADIALRPRTLRDASSVDLSASMLGRPLRMPLFCSPAAMASLVHPDAEKAIGTACKASGIAQCVSTSASYPLADIVAAVDAHPVDTPHDTPVFFQLYVDKNRANTRRLIRDARAAGAKALFVTIDAAVPGKREADERVPADAPIISPLSGTAAAHDAKGSSIGRTMGAFIDSSLCWADIPWLRSCAPDMPIVLKGIQTSEDAVLAMEAGVDGIVVSNHGGRSLDTVPATILILLELRKNCPEIFDRLDVYIDGGIRRGTDIFKALCLGAKAVGIGRGPLFAVNYGYAGVLKYIELLRDELETTMKLCGVTSLEQLHPEYLNTLAVDHLIPAKNPVDSSAHVRSRL, from the exons atggcggccggATCACGGCCTCCGGTGCCGACCTCTCACGCCAAACCGCCCCTCGCATCGCTCATATCCACGCACGACTTTgaggacgccgcctcccgctcccTCACCCCCAAAGCCTGGGCCTTCATCTCCTCTGCCGCCACCGATCTCAACACCAAGCGCCGCAACACCTCCGCCTTCGCCGATATCGCCCTCCGCCCACGCACCCTGCGCGATGCTTCGTCCGTCGACCTGTCCGCATCCATGCTCGGCCGCCCCCTGCGCATGCCGCTCTTTTGCAGCcctgccgccatggcgtctCTCGTCCACCCGGACGCTGAAAAGGCCATCGGCACCGCCTGCAAGGCCTCGGGCATCGCTCAGTGCGTCTCCACGAGCGCCAGCTATCCTCTCGCGGAcatcgtggccgccgtcgacgcccaccCCGTCGACACGCCCCACGACACCCCCGTCTTTTTCCAGCTCTACGTCGATAAGAACCGCGCCAACACGCGCAGGTTGATCCgggacgcccgcgccgccggcgccaaggccctcTTTGTcaccatcgacgccgccgtccctgGAAAGCgggaggccgacgagcgcgtccccgccgacgcccccatCATCTCGCCCCTGTCcggcacggccgccgcccacgacgccaaGGGCAGCTCCATCGGCCGCACCATGGGCGCGTTCATCGACTCGTCCCTCTGCTGGGCCGACATCCCGTGGCTGCGCAGCTGCGCCCCAGACATGCCCATCGTCCTGAAGGGCATCCAGACCAGCGAAGACGCCGTCCTGGCCATGGAggctggcgtcgacggcatcgtggtctccaaccacggcggccgcagcctcgacacCGTGCCCGCCACCATACTGATCCTGCTAGAGCTCCGCAAGAACTGTCCCGAGATCTTCGACCGCCTGGATGTGTACATAGACGGCGGCATCAGGCGCGGCACCGACATATTCAAGGCGCTTTGTCTgggcgccaaggccgtcgGCATCGGGCGGGGCCCGCTGTTCGCCGTCAACTATGGCTACGCAGGGGTCCTCAAGTACATTGAAC TCctgagagacgagctggagacgacgatgaagtTGTGTGGAGTCACGAGTCTGGAACAGCTTCACCCCGAATATCTGAACACGCTCGCCGTAGACCACCTTATCCCTGCCAAGAACCCCGTGGACTCGTCGGCGCATGTCAGAAGCCGTCTGTAG
- a CDS encoding uncharacterized protein (TransMembrane:1 (i164-184o)) has protein sequence MYVVYLLPTDSPVATQRHSYCVTGPDNTTMQRPAGLSCPSRSHPTHHFVHGGSDGPGPDSTGQPGSHAQSMAVLCCHEDLACSASPPLQLACAPPPVHRTFLQSCPPGESHRFATRSPPVGSTPFGPLVPSFVIHPSVEGWTTIKYDHLFAVCHYLFMRSRPKIGLHDLLCCFGLLALTIWHGWLGGSDN, from the coding sequence ATGTACGTGGTCTACCTACTACCAACAGACAGCCCAGTCGCGACGCAGCGGCATTCGTACTGCGTCACAGGACCCGACAACACCACGATGCAACGCCCTGCCGGCCTGTCCTGTCCGTCACGCAGCCATCCGACACATCACTTTGTCCATGGTGGATCTGATGGGCCAGGGCCAGACAGCACAGGCCAGCCAGGGTCTCATGCCCAGTCAATGGCGGTCCTGTGCTGCCACGAAGACTTAGCGTGCTCGGCATCCCCGCCACTTCAGCTTGCTTGTGCACCCCCCCCTGTCCACCGAACTTTCCTCCAGTCTTGTCCTCCTGGCGAATCTCATCGATTTGCGACTCGATCTCCCCCGGTTGGCAGCACGCCGTTTGGCCCCCTAGTTCCATCGTTCGTGATTCATCCATCCGTCGAGGGCTGGACGACGATCAAGTATGACCATCTCTTTGCCGTTTGCCATTACCTTTTCATGAGATCGAGGCCCAAGATCGGATTACATGACCTACTGTGCTGCTTTGGACTGCTTGCTCTCACGATTTGGCATGGAtggctcggcggcagcgacaactGA
- a CDS encoding uncharacterized protein (COG:S~EggNog:ENOG503P8PZ), with translation MAPQGRRNADGGDEADKLRVSMGNLLLGGDPIVSANKKDQLKDEPAKTPATADVAGGETEKIIKASIAASQPEGNKEASASAAVDGGDAPEIASEDASSCSHGGSSDECSDCKKNCSDCGEADEGNVQEDSTSAKDTTSANNTDDAHGKGSSVGADADQSSSGAASAKDTPSVSESNAGESSDKAMSAGDASGELSDNGSSAHNSSGPESGGGDDQDSSGKGDDASTGISTPGADSSNEGASDQGNDEATSKENDDDDSKEDSGTGPASESGWSISEDHLLRGMKEAGDVTWAEIGKALNRGKNEVKARWKVIQKADAEGNAMSADKKSFSATGNPQSTSAAKPSGVDREARKPGKANDPQATSSEGNQADTESACEASAAAKGPVGKDKGKGKAPASASDRVAKWRQNKDKNAAASEDQAVSSEPHHEDAEEEDYEEDDEYNAEPVVLSGEEASSESSIIIDGKDGDEDNDDDEDYNATYYGHKTRGDVRYLHNEIYRELYPDMVDLKPDECFGEEDCAVLAAMDSKYKRSRYLEMQANFYNVTGRLIPLHLIRDKIERAEKEEAEEEAGRGGRSVMPKPATGAASSSAAERHDEVEKWVEGLEDAAAPDAAEASGPDGENAH, from the coding sequence ATGGCTCCTCAAGGTAGACGCAatgccgacggcggcgatgaagccGACAAACTCCGTGTTTCCATGGGCAATCTACTACTTGGCGGAGACCCAATCGTGTCGGCCAACAAGAAGGACCAGCTCAAAGATGAGCCCGCGAAAACGCCTGCCACTGCTGACGTCGCCGGTGGTGAAACAGAGAAAATCATTAAAGCTTCCAtcgctgccagccagccagaggGAAACAAGGAAGCGAGCGCGTCTGCTGCAGTagatggtggtgacgccCCGGAGATTGCCAGCGAGGACGCCAGCTCCTGCTCGCATGGTGGCTCGTCTGATGAGTGTTCAGACTGCAAGAAAAACTGCAGCGACTGCGGAGAAGCAGATGAAGGCAACGTTCAAGAGGATTCTACTTCTGCCAAGGACACCACCTCCGCTAACAATACCGACGATGCCCACGGCAAAGGCTCTTCCGtcggtgccgacgccgaccagTCCTCGTCTGGAGCCGCTTCGGCCAAGGACACCCCCTCCGTGAGTGAGAGCAACGCGGGAGAATCTTCAGACAAGGCCATGTCCGCGGGTGATGCGTCTGGCGAGCTGTCCGACAACGGATCGTCGGCCCACAACAGCTCCGGTcccgagagcggcggcggcgatgaccaAGACTCGTCTGGaaagggcgacgacgcttcGACTGGTATTAGTACTCCTGGGGCCGACTCTTCCAATGAAGGCGCCTCTGACCAAGGCAACGACGAAGCTACGTCCAAGgaaaacgacgacgacgacagcaaggAGGACAGCGGAACTGGTCCCGCCTCCGAGTCGGGATGGTCCATCTCGGAAGATCACCTGCTTCGCGGCATGAAGGAGGCCGGCGATGTTACTTGGGCCGAGATCGGAAAGGCTCTGAACCGCGGAAAGAACGAAGTCAAGGCACGTTGGAAGGTGATCCAGAAGGCCGATGCCGAAGGAAATGCGATGTCCGCTGACAAGAAGAGCTTTTCTGCCACTGGAAACCCACAATCGACTTCGGCTGCCAAGCCATCTGGCGTGGACAGGGAAGCCCGCAAGCCTGGAAAGGCCAACGACCCCCAAGCCACGTCTTCGGAGGGAAATCAGGCCGATACCGAGTCTGCTTGTGAGgcctctgctgccgccaaaggccccgtgggcaaggacaagggcaaaGGCAAGGCGCCCGCGTCAGCCAgcgaccgcgtcgccaaATGGCGCCAGaacaaggacaagaacgCAGCCGCGTCGGAGGACCAGGCCGTATCCAGCGAGCCTCACCACGAGGATGCTGAGGAAGAGGACtacgaggaggacgacgagtacAACGCCGAGCCAGTCGTTCTCTCCGGCGAAGAGGCTTCCTCCGAAagctccatcatcatcgacggtaaggacggcgacgaggataacgatgacgatgaagacTATAATGCCACCTACTACGGCCACAAGACGCGCGGGGACGTGCGCTACCTGCACAACGAAATCTACCGCGAGCTCTACCCGGACATGGTGGACCTGAAGCCCGACGAGTGcttcggcgaggaggactgCGCGGTCCTCGCTGCTATGGACAGCAAGTACAAGCGATCGCGCTACCTCGAGATGCAGGCCAACTTCTACAACGTCACCGGCCGCCTCATCCCCCTGCACCTCATCCGTGACAAGATTGAGCGCGCCGAGAAGGaagaggcggaggaggaggcaggccgtggcggtcGCTCCGTCATGCCCAAGCCTgccacgggggcggcgagtTCGTCGGCTGCTGAGCGTcacgacgaggtcgagaaatgggtcgagggcctcgaggacgcggccgctCCCGACGCGGCCGAAGCTAGTGGTCCTGATGGCGAGAACGCTCACTAG
- a CDS encoding uncharacterized protein (COG:J~EggNog:ENOG503P1YV), whose protein sequence is MASRLPSLPPGFAQGLVLIDEAHSQDPNKIDGPQGPKTLPYELHYARKMTRWLEARCPAASPELQLACRAQHFKRWELPRSAFPMTRPGYLTWRAKQKTQAASQVASLLASASISPPLPEEARARVAALVRKESLATDPETQALEDVACLVFLDDQFDDFEAKADMDEDKMVGILRKTWAKMSEPGRALALGMELSERAKLLIGRALQPQDAA, encoded by the exons ATGGCTTCTCGGCTTCCGTCGCTCCCGCCTGGGTTCGCGCAGGGCCTggtcctcatcgacgaggcgcacaGCCAAGACCCCAACAAGATTGACGGACCCCAGGGACCCAAGACGCTTCCCTACGAGCTGCACTATGCGCGCAAGATGACGAGGTGGCTCGAGGCGCGTTGCCCTGCGGCCTCGCccgagctgcagctcgcctGCCGCGCGCAGCACTTTAAGAG ATGGGAGCTCCCCCGATCCGCCTTCCCCATGACGCGCCCCGGATACCTCACCTGGCGGGCCAAGCAGAAGACGCAGGCCGCCTCGCAGGTGGCCTCgctgctggcgtcggcgtccatctcgccgccgctgcccgaggaggcccgcgcgcgcgtcgcggcgctggtgcgcAAGGAGTCGCTGGCGACGGACCCGGAGacgcaggcgctcgaggacgtggcgtgcctcgtcttcctcgacgaccagTTTGACGActtcgaggccaaggcggacatggacgaggacaagaTGGTGGGAATCCTGCGCAAGACGTGGGCCAAGATGAGCGAGCCCGGcagggcgctggcgctgggcatggAGTTGAGCGAGAGGGCCAAGCTGCTCATCGGAcgcgcgctgcagccgcaggACGCTGCGTAG
- a CDS encoding uncharacterized protein (TransMembrane:2 (i12-32o38-57i)) translates to MKSPGGLRRRKIFSFWRQGMLPSFGSMTGCALRGDNRVWMVVLKLGLLMCCVSAAQVRMGKRKPHIKRGPSNVNWGKTEPKRNQEQGNASFMGARPFGGGP, encoded by the coding sequence ATGAAAAGCCCCGGTGGTCTGAGAAGGCGGAAGATTTTTTCTTTTTGGCGGCAGGGCATGCTGCCATCATTTGGTAGTATGACCGGATGTGCCCTGCGTGGTGACAACAGGGTCtggatggtggtgttgaagCTTGGACTTCTCATGTGTTGTGTGTCCGCGGCTCAAGTACGCATGGGCAAGCGAAAACCGCACATCAAGAGAGGTCCATCCAACGTCAACTGGGGGAAAACAGAACCGAAAAGAAACCAGGAACAGGGAAATGCTAGTTTCATGGGCGCACGGCCatttggcggcggcccatgA